Proteins from one Bactrocera neohumeralis isolate Rockhampton chromosome 3, APGP_CSIRO_Bneo_wtdbg2-racon-allhic-juicebox.fasta_v2, whole genome shotgun sequence genomic window:
- the LOC126752490 gene encoding cGMP-dependent protein kinase, isozyme 1, with protein MHIASSDLQEEEEVPLDLPLKEKENRRANTTKMIANTQPEASSSKHSVRFGISRSQEEESKPTLLEVETPTHFGRISPLLSTNLRSYGAGMADVAGATTNTIPRATNLRLKFRKSHTCGSLFANCNCSSPPAMPPPMHTAGSGSSSGSTSQNLNAQRSSYATAPCMFNFSISPTNADLSSHSASTQHTSSGFYSLSTQTSSATSAQLSRDESMNVSFDWCGGQGEGRSNSLDSGVGASGGQSATLPHRKHSPVSFRLASVTENEHASIEKTRNATAKSLQVPGTATITDAAVVAPVVSAAISPTTTRKNERKAKRFFQSYSHPDTDYIFTDANKKPSRESLIQIHVQHQQEPVIKTRDGKLEFKQPKRSSSPNIGQYQVLDVAVHPDILVKISPKHSPVPGSHYQTQSPQSTPRSAQQRRRLLQRSHEIDSGGSTSESEKNFESPPVVNAADLKLQFGKENSIQTTEKLTSPIKSRALVEDASFDAAQKYFAESGILGPINTASPLIRKTSKILQDANVHEQIRKTSMILRANGGINSGNNTNSNTSPTTTTTATPKLQSPTSPKSKALPLAPSLALVSAEKPKIPTIDENSYSKQNNCNTQYNVYSMERPTPLTYAHNNNSSSSKSTNGLSTPQSPHTMATTCGFSPNVTTKSCNVTDDRDAQIKSMQGEIVSLKDVIKARDAEIAKLRREIHKLKSVLQQTANPLPIAIADLPPSPTTLAPSPNNFLLASSNQICTVCKKNFEVDGSSNLRMGQLALENSNSVESNSSDATSAGNTTVTCALANNANNGINNQPVEIALDAAAAQTANEAAAAALPSNGLKAKLLPMATHQQTPVLKKQGVSGESCETSMQQSFNIPIPKFEKDFSSKQLIKDAIMDNDFLKNIDASQVRELVESMYPLSIAKGEFVVREGEVGAHLYVSAEGEFEVVKGGVVLSVMGPGKAFGELAILYNCTRTASIRVLSDARVWVLDRRVFQQIMMRTGIQRIENSVNFLKSVPLLKNLSMEVLAQIADVLEVEFYPAGTYIIRQGASGDTFFLISQGSVKVTQKLTPTSEEKEIRTLERGDYFGEQALINEDKRTANIIAMAPGVECLTLDRDSFTQLIGDLCELKEKNYGDENRVLAMKYAEKTKEIFGANVKQEFPDMKLTDLEVVATLGIGGFGRVELVKAYRENRVDTFALKCLKKKHIVDTKQEEHVFSERTIMLTCDSPFICRLYRTFRDEKYVYMLLEACMGGEIWTMLRDRGCFDDNATQFIIGCVLQAFEYLHARGIIYRDLKPENLMLDERGYVKLVDFGFAKYIGNSSKTWTFCGTPEYVAPEIILNKGHDRAVDYWALGILIHELLNGTPPFTATDPMKTYNIILKGIDMIAFPKHMSRSAVQLIKKLCRDVPAERLGYQKGGIQNIKKHKWFLGFDWDGLEQQLLIPPFVRPIAHPTDTTYFDKFPCDPEEPLDEFSGWDADF; from the exons ATGCACATAGCCAGCAGTGACctgcaagaagaagaagaagtaccgCTTGACTTACCacttaaagaaaaagaaaatcgtCGAgctaatacaacaaaaatgatCGCTAACACCCAACCGGAGGCGAGCAGTTCAAAGCACAGCGTGCGCTTCGGCATCTCGCGTAGCCAGGAGGAAGAATCTAAGCCCACACTTTTGGAGGTGGAAACTCCCACGCACTTTGGCCGCATTTCACCACTGCTCTCTACCAATCTACGCAGCTACGGTGCCGGCATGGCTGACGTCGCTGGCGCCACCACTAACACCATACCGCGCGCCACTAACTTACGCTTGAAATTTCGCAAGAGTCACACTTGCGGCAGCCTTTTTGCCAATTGCAATTGTAGCAGTCCACCAGCAATGCCGCCCCCCATGCATACGGCCGGCAGCGGTAGCAGCAGCGGCAGTACGTCACAAAATTTGAATGCGCAACGCTCCAGTTATGCGACCGCGCCTTGCATGTTCAATTTTTCGATATCACCCACGAATGCGGACCTCTCCAGTCATAGCGCCTCCACGCAACACACATCGAGCGGCTTCTATTCGCTCTCCACGCAAACATCGTCCGCTACATCGGCACAACTATCGCGCGATGAGAGCATGAACGTCAGCTTCGACTGGTGCGGCGGCCAAGGCGAGGGGCGTTCGAATAGTCTCGACAGCGGTGTTGGTGCTAGCGGTGGACAGTCAGCCACACTGCCGCATCGCAAACACAGTCCAGTCAGCTTTCGGCTAGCAAGCGTTACGGAGAACGAGCACGCTTCAATAGAGAAAACGCGCAACGCCACAGCGAAGTCATTACAAGTGCCGGGTACTGCTACAATTACAGACGCTGCTGTAGTTGCGCCGGTTGTGTCGGCAGCGATCTCACCGACCACAACGCGTAAAAACGAACGCAAAGCCAAACGGTTCTTTCAGTCCTATTCGCATCCAGATACGGATTACATCTTCACCGATGCCAATAAGAAACCGTCGCGTGAATCGCTCATACAGATACATGTGCAACATCAGCAAGAACCGGTCATAAAGACGCGTGACGGTAAATTAGAATTCAAACAACCGAAACGTTCGTCCTCACCGAATATCGGGCAATACCAAGTGTTGGACGTGGCTGTGCACCCTGACATCCTTGTGAAAATCTCACCAAAACATTCGCCAGTACCGGGTTCGCACTACCAAACGCAATCGCCACAAAGTACACCGCGTTCGGCGCAGCAGCGGCGTCGCTTATTACAACGTTCACACGAAATCGACTCGGGCGGTTCGACATCGGAGTCCGAGAAGAACTTTGAGTCGCCGCCGGTGGTAAATGCAGCggatttaaaattacaattcgGCAAGGAAAACAGCATACAAACGACGGAGAAGTTGACGAGTCCCATTAAGTCCAGGGCTCTGGTTGAGGACGCGAGTTTCGATGCAGCGCAGAAATACTTTGCGGAAAGTGGTATTCTAGGACCGATCAATACAGCTAGTCCGCTGATCAGAAAGACGTCAAAAATATTACAGGATGCCAATGTGCATGAGCAG ATTCGTAAAACATCGATGATATTGCGTGCCAACGGCGGCATTAACAGCGGCAATAACACAAACAGCAACACGTCaccaacaacgacaacaacagcgACGCCCAAGCTACAGTCACCAACGTCGCCGAAATCGAAGGCACTGCCATTGGCGCCCTCATTGGCGTTGGTATCCGCGGAGAAACCCAAAATCCCCACAATTGATGAGAATAGCTACAGCAAGCAAAATAACTGTAATACACAGTATAATGTCTACAGTATGGAGAGGCCCACACCATTAACCTAtgcccacaacaacaacagcagcagcagcaagagCACAAACGGCTTGAGTACACCACAATCACCGCACACCATGGCGACCACTTGTGGCTTCAGCCCCAACGTGACGACAAAGAGTTGTAACGTCACCGACGATCGCGATGCCCAAATAAAGAGTATGCAGGGCGAAATCGTCTCACTGAAGGATGTCATAAAGGCACGCGATGCAGAAATCGCTAAGCTACGCAGGGAAATACACAAATTGAAG AGCGTTCTCCAGCAAACGGCCAATCCGCTGCCCATAGCCATCGCCGATCTGCCGCCATCGCCCACAACACTCGCGCCTTCGCCCAATAACTTTCTACTCGCCAGTTCGAATCAAATTTGCACCGTCTGCAAGAAGAACTTTGAAGTGGACGGCAGTTCAAACCTGCGCATGGGACAACTTGCGCTGGAGAATAGTAACTCAGTTGAATCGAATAGCAGTGATGCAACTAGCGCCGGTAACACCACTGTAACCTGTGCACTGGCCAATAATGCCAACAATGGCATCAACAATCAGCCGGTGGAGATCGCCTTGGATGCGGCTGCCGCACAAACGGCCAACGAGGCGGCGGCCGCCGCGCTCCCAAGCAACGGGCTCAAGGCGAAGCTGCTGCCAATGGCAACGCACCAGCAGACGCCAGTGCTCAAGAAACAGGGTGTCTCCGGTGAGAGTTGTGAGACGTCGATGCAGCAATCGTTTAACATACCAATACCAAAATTCGAGAAGGATTTcag TTCCAAGCAACTCATCAAGGACGCCATTATGGATAATGATTTCCTCAAGAATATCGATGCGTCGCAAGTGCGCGAACTGGTGGAATCCATGTATCCGCTCTCAATCGCCAAAGGCGAGTTTGTGGTGCGCGAGGGTGAAGTGGGCGCTCATCTCTACGTGTCGGCCGAAGGTGAATTTGAGGTGGTCAAAGGTGGTGTTGTACTGAGTGTGATGGGTCCTGGCAAAGCTTTCGGCGAACTTGCCATTCTCTACAATTGCACGCGCACGGCGTCAATACGCGTCTTATCGGATGCACGCGTCTGGGTACTCGATCGGCGGGTCTTCCAACAGATCATGATGCGTACTGGCATACAACGCATTGAAAATAGCGTGAACTTCCTGAAGTCAGTACCGCTTCTAAAGAATCTCAGCATGGAGGTGTTGGCGCAAATTGCCGATGTGCTGGAAGTG GAATTCTATCCAGCCGGTACTTACATAATACGTCAAGGCGCCAGCGGTGACACTTTCTTCCTCATCTCACAAGGTAGCGTTAAGGTTACACAAAAACTAACGCCCACCTCGGAGGAGAAGGAGATCCGTACGCTGGAACGGGGCGATTACTTTGGTGAGCAGGCTCTCATCAATGAGGATAAACGTACAGCGAATATTATCGCTATGGCGCCGGGCGTTGAATGTCTGACGTTGGATCGTGATTCATTCACACAGCTGATTGGTGATTTATGCGAGTTGAAGGAGAAGAACTATGGCGATGAGAATCGTGTGCTGGCCATGAAGTATGCTGAGAAGACGAAGGAGATTTTCGGCGCTAATGTTAAGCAAG AGTTCCCTGACATGAAGCTCACCGATCTAGAGGTTGTCGCCACACTCGGCATTGGCGGTTTCGGCCGCGTTGAACTTGTCAAAGCCTACCGCGAGAATAGGGTTGACACATTCGCACTCAAATGCCTAAAGAAGAAGCATATTGTCGATACCAAACAGGAAGAGCATGTCTTCAGCGAACGCACCATTATGCTAACGTGCGATTCACCTTTCATTTGTCGTCTCTATCGCACATTCCGTGATGAGAAGTATGTGTATATGCTGCTCGAGGCCTGCATGGGCGGCGAGATTTGGACGATGTTGCGTGATCGTGGCTGTTTCGATGATAACGCGACACAGTTCATTATCGGCTGCGTTTTGCAGGCATTCGAGTATTTGCATGCGCGCGGTATTATTTACCGAGATCTCAAGCCAGAGAATCTAATGTTGGACGAGAGAGGTTATGTAAAGTTG GTGGACTTCGGTTTTGCGAAATATATTGGCAACAGCAGCAAGACCTGGACATTCTGCGGCACACCGGAGTACGTGGCGCCCGAAATTATACTAAACAAGGGACACGATCGTGCGGTCGACTATTGGGCTTTGGGTATACTCATACATGAGTTGCTCAATGGCAC TCCTCCCTTCACCGCCACTGATCCAATgaaaacatataatattatactgAAAGGTATTGATATGATCGCCTTCCCTAAGCACATGTCCAGATCGGCTGTCCAGCTGATTAAGAAGCTATGTCGTGATGTGCCAGCTGAGCGTTTGGGTTACCAAAAAGGAGGCATACAGAATATTAAAAAGCACAA ATGGTTCCTCGGCTTCGAT